In Mesorhizobium sp. 113-3-3, a genomic segment contains:
- a CDS encoding ABC transporter ATP-binding protein, whose translation MITVTDLRAGYGPLPVLFGISLEMSRGETLALIGANGAGKTTTFAVLTGRIKPQSGHVTLRGGDISSMSPMQIVGAGLSMVPEGRQLFPSLTVEENLLVGAHCRRSGRWTLERVYEIFPTVAEFRKRPSTALSGGQQQLVAIGRALMSNPDVLLCDELSLGLSPVAVDTVYVAFDRLRSEGLTTILVEQDIARALSVSNRFACVRHGQIVLTGASANADRAEISHAYFGMH comes from the coding sequence ATGATAACAGTAACTGATTTGAGGGCCGGCTACGGGCCCCTGCCGGTGCTATTTGGGATTAGCCTCGAAATGAGCCGGGGCGAGACGCTGGCTCTAATCGGCGCCAATGGCGCAGGCAAAACAACCACATTTGCCGTGCTCACGGGACGCATTAAGCCGCAATCCGGGCATGTAACCCTCCGGGGAGGCGACATCTCTTCGATGTCGCCGATGCAGATCGTTGGCGCGGGGTTGTCAATGGTGCCGGAAGGCCGTCAGCTCTTTCCAAGCCTGACGGTCGAAGAAAATCTTCTTGTCGGTGCTCATTGCCGGCGTTCCGGTCGATGGACCCTGGAGCGGGTCTACGAGATATTCCCAACGGTTGCGGAATTTCGCAAGCGACCATCCACGGCGCTTTCGGGCGGACAGCAGCAACTGGTCGCAATCGGTCGCGCCTTGATGTCCAACCCGGACGTTCTGCTATGCGACGAGCTTTCGCTTGGCCTTTCTCCCGTCGCGGTCGACACGGTCTATGTTGCGTTCGACAGGTTAAGGTCCGAAGGGCTGACCACGATCCTTGTCGAGCAGGACATTGCCAGAGCGCTTTCGGTCTCCAACCGCTTTGCCTGCGTGCGGCACGGTCAGATCGTGCTTACCGGCGCTTCCGCTAACGCAGACCGCGCCGAAATTTCGCACGCCTATTTCGGGATGCACTGA
- a CDS encoding branched-chain amino acid ABC transporter permease: protein MLETLINGALVGALYGLYGLGLSLCLGLMRQINMAHGDFIVFSAFLALQVTGFLGIHPLLAMPLIALIMFAVGWAVQRLFIERTLGRGDMPPILVTFGLSIILQNVMLELFSADTRSLDPGALGAAAVKLGPVTVGILPLLTLVVSVGIFAVTAKIFGATRFGRAVRATSDNEQTAQLMGIATKKVFANAMGVALAISAVAAIFYGMRGTFDPSTGPERMLFAFEAVILGGLGSVWGTLFGGIILGLSQSAGTLIIPSLGPLVGHLVFLVGLLAVPNGLFAKRART, encoded by the coding sequence ATGTTGGAAACGCTCATCAATGGAGCACTGGTCGGAGCACTGTACGGTCTTTACGGTCTCGGTTTGTCACTGTGCTTGGGACTCATGCGACAGATCAACATGGCGCATGGGGACTTTATCGTATTCTCTGCCTTCTTGGCGTTGCAGGTAACCGGCTTCCTCGGCATTCATCCTCTTTTGGCAATGCCCCTCATCGCGTTGATTATGTTTGCGGTGGGTTGGGCGGTGCAGCGCCTTTTCATCGAACGTACCCTTGGTCGTGGCGATATGCCGCCAATTCTCGTGACTTTCGGCTTGTCGATCATTCTCCAAAACGTGATGCTGGAGCTTTTCAGCGCCGATACGAGAAGTCTTGATCCGGGTGCGCTCGGGGCTGCGGCGGTTAAGCTTGGTCCGGTGACCGTCGGTATTCTGCCTCTCCTGACGCTTGTCGTATCAGTCGGCATTTTCGCCGTCACGGCCAAGATCTTTGGCGCCACACGCTTTGGCCGCGCAGTTCGTGCAACCTCCGACAACGAGCAAACGGCGCAGTTGATGGGGATCGCCACCAAGAAGGTATTCGCGAACGCAATGGGGGTGGCATTGGCAATATCGGCTGTCGCGGCAATCTTCTACGGAATGCGGGGAACATTCGACCCCTCGACCGGCCCCGAACGTATGCTCTTTGCTTTCGAAGCCGTCATCCTGGGAGGTCTGGGTTCCGTTTGGGGCACACTTTTCGGAGGCATTATTCTCGGCCTGTCGCAGTCCGCGGGAACGCTGATTATCCCGAGCCTCGGTCCCCTGGTCGGACACCTCGTGTTTCTTGTCGGGCTCCTCGCCGTGCCCAACGGTCTCTTCGCAAAGAGGGCGCGCACATGA
- a CDS encoding branched-chain amino acid ABC transporter permease, producing the protein MNSVSPFARSLFALAITAAILVAVPLVASRQAVVLITEVAAVLSIALMWNLLAGFGGIVFMGFQVFIGIGGYTLFVAANSLELTPFPLVILSALVCATFGLAITPVLFRLGGAQLAIGSWVVSEVVRLVVYHTNSLGAGGGISLTAMRGVNRSVRILATYSTSAIVLMTALVLCVFLMRGRFGLALRAMKDSPVAAEAMGVPIRRTQTYILLITAAISGAAGACYYMIALQVSPTAAFSVNWMALILFSVILGGIGTLEGPIVGVVIYFVLRETMGNIGSVYFIVLGILAIGVTLFAPAGAWGLLRTGFKFDVLPIRRKMPSEINLRERKIISEASLL; encoded by the coding sequence ATGAACTCGGTTTCACCTTTTGCTCGTTCATTGTTCGCCCTGGCGATCACCGCCGCCATTCTGGTTGCCGTTCCGCTGGTGGCGTCGCGGCAAGCTGTCGTTCTAATCACGGAAGTCGCGGCGGTGTTGTCGATTGCCCTGATGTGGAACTTGTTGGCGGGGTTCGGCGGCATTGTGTTCATGGGGTTTCAGGTTTTTATCGGTATCGGCGGCTACACCTTGTTCGTTGCAGCAAACAGCCTTGAACTGACACCTTTCCCCCTCGTCATCCTGTCGGCGCTGGTTTGCGCGACGTTCGGACTCGCCATCACGCCGGTCCTGTTCAGGTTAGGGGGCGCACAGCTTGCAATTGGTTCCTGGGTTGTTTCAGAAGTCGTGCGCCTTGTGGTGTATCACACCAATTCTCTCGGAGCCGGTGGCGGGATTTCCCTTACCGCAATGCGCGGAGTGAATCGCTCCGTCCGCATTCTGGCGACCTACAGTACGTCCGCAATAGTTCTCATGACCGCGCTTGTGCTCTGTGTCTTTCTGATGCGGGGCCGTTTCGGATTGGCTTTGCGTGCCATGAAGGATAGCCCGGTAGCCGCAGAAGCCATGGGCGTTCCGATCCGCAGGACACAGACATACATCCTTCTGATTACGGCCGCGATTTCCGGAGCGGCCGGCGCCTGCTACTACATGATAGCCCTCCAGGTCAGCCCGACTGCCGCCTTTTCGGTGAACTGGATGGCGCTGATACTGTTTTCGGTCATCCTTGGTGGCATCGGCACCCTGGAAGGGCCCATTGTCGGCGTCGTCATCTACTTCGTGCTGCGTGAGACAATGGGCAATATCGGGTCAGTCTACTTCATCGTTCTGGGAATTCTCGCCATCGGCGTGACGCTCTTTGCGCCGGCTGGTGCGTGGGGCTTGCTAAGGACTGGGTTCAAGTTCGACGTGTTGCCCATCCGCAGGAAAATGCCCAGCGAGATAAATCTACGAGAGAGAAAAATCATCTCGGAAGCATCGCTGCTGTGA
- a CDS encoding M20 aminoacylase family protein, producing MPILNRAAEMQDEVAGWRRHLHQTPELNFDVFKTAAFVTEKLKEFGCDDVVTGLGKTGVVGIIRGRQGEGATIGLRADMDALPLNEITGKPYASTVPGKMHACGHDGHTAMLLGAAKYLAETRNFAGSVAVIFQPAEEGGGGGNEMVKDGMMERFDIAKVFGMHNMPGLPVGQFAIRPGPIMAATAEFTITVKGRGGHAAMPHGTIDPIVITSQLVGALQTIASRSTDPVEAVVVSVTKFHAGDAYNIIPESAEIAGTVRTLRKEIAKKSEERIRTICDGLATAFGAKIEVDYQANYPVTFNHAEETVFASDIAANVAGDAHVHRGIQPVMGGEDFSYMLEARPGAFIFIGNGDTAGLHNPAYDFNDEAIPHGMSYWVKLAETALAA from the coding sequence ATGCCAATCCTGAACCGCGCCGCTGAAATGCAGGACGAAGTCGCCGGCTGGCGCCGGCATCTGCACCAGACACCGGAGCTGAATTTCGATGTCTTCAAGACGGCGGCTTTCGTCACCGAAAAGCTGAAGGAGTTCGGTTGCGACGATGTGGTCACCGGCCTCGGCAAGACCGGCGTCGTCGGCATCATTCGCGGCCGCCAGGGTGAAGGCGCCACCATCGGCCTGCGCGCCGACATGGATGCGCTGCCGCTCAACGAGATCACCGGCAAGCCCTATGCCTCGACCGTTCCCGGCAAGATGCACGCCTGCGGCCATGACGGCCACACGGCGATGCTTTTGGGTGCGGCCAAATACCTCGCCGAGACGCGCAATTTCGCTGGCTCCGTGGCGGTCATCTTCCAGCCGGCAGAGGAAGGCGGCGGCGGCGGCAACGAAATGGTCAAGGACGGCATGATGGAGCGATTCGACATCGCAAAAGTGTTCGGCATGCACAACATGCCGGGCCTGCCGGTCGGCCAGTTCGCCATCCGCCCGGGCCCGATCATGGCCGCGACGGCCGAATTCACCATCACCGTGAAAGGCCGGGGCGGCCATGCCGCGATGCCGCACGGCACGATCGATCCGATCGTCATCACCAGCCAACTGGTCGGCGCGCTGCAGACGATCGCCTCGCGCAGCACCGATCCGGTCGAGGCCGTGGTGGTCTCTGTGACCAAGTTCCATGCCGGCGACGCCTACAACATCATTCCGGAATCGGCCGAGATCGCCGGCACCGTGCGCACCTTGCGCAAGGAAATCGCCAAGAAATCCGAAGAGCGCATCCGCACCATCTGCGACGGGCTGGCGACCGCCTTCGGCGCCAAGATCGAAGTCGACTACCAGGCGAACTACCCCGTCACCTTCAACCATGCCGAAGAGACGGTGTTTGCAAGCGATATCGCGGCCAACGTCGCCGGTGACGCCCATGTCCACCGCGGCATCCAGCCGGTGATGGGCGGCGAGGATTTCTCCTACATGCTGGAAGCCCGCCCCGGCGCCTTCATTTTCATCGGCAATGGCGACACCGCCGGTCTTCACAACCCGGCCTACGATTTCAACGACGAGGCCATTCCGCACGGCATGAGCTACTGGGTGAAACTGGCGGAAACCGCGCTGGCCGCCTGA
- a CDS encoding D-alanyl-D-alanine carboxypeptidase family protein: MRHRHFLKLFSAGAIMLSVLAGSALANPVVVFDLKNGQILQHQDAFKRWYPASLSKLMTAYVTFRAIAAGEVQLDSPIKVTKHSAGEPPSKMGFKPGSVMRLDNALKMMLVKSANDIAMAVGENVGGSQAAFAERMNAEAARLGMNGTHFVNPNGLYSPDQYTTARDLSVLVMAIRREFPQYASWFSIEGLAVGKKAIPNYNLLIGRYPGADGMKTGFVCPSGFNMIGSATRNGRTLVAVVLGEKSAVSRAEAAAKLLDQGFDTQAAGSATVATLAPYGDTVSPNDMHDEVCKKKTPEEQSEAPPAAAVKDAPKSPYQEKLDHVPTLVAVGLGGATGPAPKAMLDQGGQEYADVPIPSWRPDKPVPAGTGPKVVGTAAQGDQPVKVAN; encoded by the coding sequence ATGCGGCACAGGCATTTCCTCAAACTATTCTCGGCTGGCGCAATCATGCTGTCGGTCCTGGCTGGATCGGCGCTGGCCAATCCGGTGGTTGTCTTCGACCTGAAGAACGGCCAGATCCTGCAGCATCAGGATGCCTTCAAACGCTGGTATCCGGCCTCGCTCAGCAAGCTGATGACCGCCTATGTGACCTTCCGTGCGATCGCGGCCGGCGAGGTCCAGCTCGATTCGCCGATCAAGGTGACCAAGCATTCCGCCGGCGAGCCGCCAAGCAAGATGGGTTTCAAGCCGGGCTCGGTGATGCGGCTCGACAATGCGCTGAAGATGATGCTGGTCAAATCGGCCAACGACATCGCCATGGCGGTCGGTGAGAATGTCGGCGGCTCACAGGCCGCCTTCGCCGAAAGGATGAATGCCGAGGCGGCCCGGCTCGGCATGAACGGCACCCATTTCGTCAACCCGAACGGCCTTTATTCGCCCGACCAGTACACGACGGCGCGCGACCTTTCGGTCCTGGTGATGGCGATCCGCCGCGAGTTTCCGCAATATGCGTCGTGGTTCTCGATCGAAGGTCTCGCCGTCGGCAAGAAGGCCATTCCGAACTACAATCTCCTGATCGGCCGCTATCCCGGCGCCGATGGCATGAAGACGGGCTTCGTCTGCCCTTCCGGCTTCAACATGATCGGTTCGGCGACGCGCAACGGCCGTACGCTGGTCGCGGTCGTGCTTGGCGAGAAGTCGGCGGTCAGCCGTGCCGAGGCCGCGGCAAAACTGCTCGACCAGGGGTTCGACACGCAAGCCGCCGGCTCGGCCACCGTTGCGACGCTGGCGCCTTATGGCGACACGGTCTCGCCCAACGACATGCATGACGAGGTTTGCAAGAAGAAGACGCCGGAGGAGCAGTCCGAGGCGCCGCCTGCGGCTGCCGTCAAGGACGCGCCGAAATCGCCCTATCAGGAAAAGCTCGACCATGTGCCGACGCTGGTTGCCGTCGGCCTCGGCGGCGCGACGGGCCCGGCACCCAAGGCGATGCTCGACCAGGGCGGCCAGGAATATGCCGACGTGCCGATCCCGAGCTGGCGGCCCGACAAGCCGGTACCGGCTGGCACCGGCCCGAAAGTGGTGGGTACCGCAGCGCAAGGCGACCAGCCGGTCAAGGTCGCGAACTGA
- a CDS encoding CobW family GTP-binding protein, translated as MSGFPIPVSVLTGFLGAGKTTLLNRLLKDPALADTAVIINEYGEVAIDHLLVEQASDGIIQLSDGCLCCTVRGELVDTLADLVDRLQTGRIARLTRVIVETTGLADPAPVLQSIMAHPALVQAFRLDGVITLVDAVNGNATLDGHVEAVKQVAVADRIVLSKADLATDAGDLDTLRMRLRQINPGAELLDAGNSTTGVAALFDCGLYNPATKSAHVRRWLGEEAAHDHDHHHDGHDHGHSHDHSHDHGHRHDQRVRSYSLVHDGPVPFSAIEMFLDLLRSTHGEKLLRMKGVIELREDPSRPLVIHGVQKILHPPARLPAWPDGQRGTRLVLITLDMPEDYVRRLFAAFTNRPSIDTPDRAALENNPLAIAGR; from the coding sequence ATGAGCGGATTCCCGATCCCCGTCTCGGTGCTGACCGGCTTCCTTGGAGCGGGCAAGACGACGCTGCTCAACCGGCTGCTGAAGGACCCGGCGCTGGCCGACACGGCGGTCATCATCAACGAATATGGCGAGGTGGCGATCGACCATCTGCTGGTGGAGCAGGCTTCCGACGGCATCATCCAGCTTTCCGACGGCTGCCTGTGCTGCACCGTGCGCGGCGAACTGGTCGACACGCTGGCCGACCTGGTCGACCGGCTGCAGACCGGCCGCATCGCCCGGCTTACCCGCGTCATCGTCGAGACCACGGGACTGGCCGACCCGGCGCCGGTGCTGCAGTCGATCATGGCGCATCCGGCGCTCGTCCAGGCTTTTCGGCTCGACGGCGTCATCACGTTGGTCGACGCGGTCAACGGGAACGCCACGCTCGACGGCCATGTCGAGGCGGTCAAGCAGGTCGCCGTCGCCGACCGTATCGTGCTCAGCAAGGCCGACCTGGCGACCGATGCCGGCGACCTCGACACGCTGCGCATGCGCCTGCGGCAGATCAATCCCGGCGCCGAACTGCTCGATGCCGGCAATTCAACAACGGGTGTGGCGGCGCTGTTTGACTGCGGCCTCTACAATCCCGCCACCAAATCCGCCCACGTGCGCCGCTGGCTCGGCGAGGAAGCGGCACATGATCACGACCATCACCATGACGGTCATGACCACGGGCATAGTCATGATCACAGTCATGACCATGGCCATCGCCACGATCAGCGCGTGCGTTCCTATTCGCTGGTCCATGACGGTCCGGTGCCGTTTTCGGCAATAGAAATGTTCCTCGACCTGTTGCGTTCGACGCATGGCGAGAAACTGCTGCGCATGAAGGGTGTGATCGAACTCCGCGAAGATCCCTCACGCCCGCTGGTCATCCACGGCGTGCAGAAGATCCTGCATCCGCCGGCAAGGCTGCCCGCCTGGCCGGACGGCCAGCGCGGCACGCGGCTGGTGCTGATCACGCTTGACATGCCGGAAGACTATGTGCGCCGGCTGTTCGCCGCCTTCACCAACCGGCCGTCGATCGACACACCCGACCGTGCGGCACTGGAAAACAATCCGCTGGCGATCGCCGGAAGATAG
- a CDS encoding sulfurtransferase TusA family protein, giving the protein MARDTAIYDLKGLNCPLPVLKAKKRLAGMEPGSRLWLETTDPLAVIDIPAFCADAGHQLVETAAMSGGHRFLVERGETA; this is encoded by the coding sequence TTGGCCAGGGATACCGCTATCTACGACCTGAAAGGGCTGAATTGCCCTTTGCCGGTACTGAAGGCAAAGAAGCGCCTGGCCGGGATGGAGCCGGGCAGCCGGCTCTGGCTCGAGACCACCGATCCGCTCGCCGTCATCGATATTCCCGCCTTCTGCGCGGACGCCGGTCACCAGCTGGTTGAAACGGCCGCGATGTCAGGCGGCCATCGATTCCTGGTCGAGCGCGGCGAGACCGCCTGA
- a CDS encoding L,D-transpeptidase family protein: protein MFAKLARTGVLVASIAVAGCNDSSMKDFAPEANKPLPDKILADMKAKGMVRTSSVMARIFKEEGKLEIWKAKTNGRYDMVASYDICKWSGKLGPKYTEGDRQAPEGFYTVRPSQMNPRSNYHLSFNIGFPNAYDRANGRTGQNLMVHGACSSSGCYSMTDAQIEQIYAFGRDAFQGGQTEFQVQAFPFRMTAANMARYRNDPNYEFWKMLKVGYDNFEVTKVPPKVDVCEKRYVFNQVAADGQTFDPTGPCPATTQPDSLKSAYNAYQSSYDAAFNSALKASVPPPKPTIAGVKEASIVSDWSKRRARGERVPIDPPSLNSDGSVTETARMGRIDSPAGRKMAALEAEKAAKQKAEEQRLAAIEAAKQAKAAAKAQALAEKEAAKAQAVAAKEAAKAAKEAPVATATIAAPAAAAPEAETQAASADESRVTKLKNKLLGMFGG, encoded by the coding sequence ATGTTTGCCAAGCTCGCCCGCACCGGAGTCCTCGTCGCCTCAATAGCCGTCGCCGGCTGCAATGATTCGTCGATGAAGGACTTTGCCCCTGAAGCCAACAAGCCGCTGCCGGACAAGATCCTGGCCGACATGAAGGCCAAGGGCATGGTGCGCACCTCCTCGGTGATGGCACGCATCTTCAAGGAAGAGGGCAAGCTCGAGATCTGGAAGGCCAAGACCAATGGCCGCTACGACATGGTCGCGAGCTACGACATCTGCAAATGGTCGGGCAAGCTGGGTCCCAAATACACCGAAGGCGACCGCCAGGCGCCGGAAGGCTTCTACACGGTCCGCCCGTCGCAGATGAATCCGCGCTCCAACTACCACCTGTCCTTCAACATCGGTTTTCCAAACGCCTATGACCGCGCCAATGGCCGCACCGGCCAGAATTTGATGGTGCACGGCGCCTGTTCGTCCTCGGGCTGCTATTCGATGACCGACGCGCAGATCGAGCAGATCTATGCCTTCGGCCGCGACGCCTTCCAGGGTGGGCAGACGGAATTCCAGGTCCAGGCCTTTCCGTTCCGCATGACCGCCGCCAACATGGCGCGCTACCGCAACGACCCGAACTACGAGTTCTGGAAGATGCTGAAGGTCGGCTACGACAATTTCGAGGTCACCAAGGTTCCGCCGAAGGTCGACGTCTGCGAGAAGCGCTACGTCTTCAACCAGGTCGCCGCCGATGGCCAGACCTTCGATCCGACCGGACCGTGCCCGGCAACCACCCAGCCGGATTCGCTGAAGAGCGCCTACAACGCCTATCAGAGCAGCTACGACGCGGCCTTCAACAGCGCGCTCAAGGCAAGTGTGCCGCCGCCGAAGCCGACCATCGCCGGTGTCAAGGAAGCCAGCATCGTCTCCGACTGGTCGAAGCGCCGGGCGCGCGGCGAGCGCGTGCCGATCGATCCGCCTTCGCTCAATTCCGACGGCTCGGTGACCGAGACGGCGCGCATGGGCCGCATCGATTCGCCCGCCGGCCGCAAGATGGCGGCACTGGAGGCCGAAAAAGCCGCCAAGCAGAAGGCCGAGGAACAGAGGCTGGCCGCCATAGAGGCCGCCAAGCAGGCCAAGGCGGCCGCAAAGGCACAGGCGCTGGCCGAAAAGGAAGCGGCCAAGGCGCAAGCCGTGGCGGCAAAGGAAGCAGCCAAGGCCGCCAAGGAAGCCCCGGTCGCCACCGCCACCATCGCCGCCCCGGCGGCGGCCGCGCCGGAAGCCGAAACGCAGGCAGCGAGCGCCGATGAGAGCCGGGTGACAAAGCTGAAGAACAAGCTGCTCGGCATGTTCGGCGGCTGA